A single Populus alba chromosome 7, ASM523922v2, whole genome shotgun sequence DNA region contains:
- the LOC118047879 gene encoding cell number regulator 1, whose translation MHPPIYQDNPKYASQGYPMNISTRQPYAPYISSATATATRWSTGLCHCCDDPANCLVTCICPCVTFGQIAEVVNKGSISCAASGAVYGLLLGFTGLSCLYSCFYRSRLRGQYDLEEAPCVDCLVHFFCEPCALCQEYRELRNRDFDMGIGWQANMDRQSRGITVAPPVVGGGMSR comes from the exons ATGCATCCTCCAATATATCAAGACAACCCAAAATATGCATCCCAAGGGTATCCAATGAACATCTCTACTAGACAACCTTACGCTCCATATATCTCCTCAGCCACCGCCACCGCAACACGGTGGTCTACTGGTCTTTGCCATTGTTGCGATGACCCGGCAAATTGTCTCGTTACTTGCATATGTCCATGTGTTACCTTTGGACAAATTGCTGAGGTAGTCAATAAGGGTTCAATAT CTTGTGCAGCAAGTGGTGCAGTTTATGGTCTGCTGCTGGGTTTTACAGGTTTGTCATGCTTGTACTCGTGCTTCTATCGGTCAAGATTGAGAGGACAATATGACTTGGAAGAGGCTCCTTGTGTAGATTGCTTGGTTCACTTCTTCTGTGAGCCTTGTGCACTTTGTCAGGAGTATAGAGAGCTCAGGAATCGTGATTTTGATATGGGGATTG GTTGGCAGGCTAACATGGATAGACAAAGCAGGGGAATTACAGTTGCTCCTCCAGTTGTTGGTGGGGGCATGAGCAGATGA